From Candidatus Binataceae bacterium, one genomic window encodes:
- a CDS encoding alpha/beta hydrolase, giving the protein MSKQRVGDIDIFYEIHGDGPQTLVAIRGLGSNLCAWYEQTPEFARHFRTVVFDNRGAGRTDKPDAPYTIAQMASDTAGLMDALGIRRAALLGISMGGMIAQEFVLHYPERLSCLILGCTHFGGHDVVQADPAIVGAVVAGANATAQQQKLQLKAVFTDATIERRPDVVKKDQEMRAMYPIPQFALARQVGAVVGFDASSRIASINLPTMVIGGRDDRLVPFANSKLIASRIPRAKLVELPGGHLFFVEYPAEFNRAVVDFVKANP; this is encoded by the coding sequence ATGTCCAAGCAGCGTGTTGGCGATATCGACATCTTCTACGAGATTCATGGCGACGGACCGCAGACTCTGGTTGCGATCCGCGGGCTCGGATCGAACTTGTGTGCGTGGTACGAGCAGACGCCCGAGTTTGCACGGCACTTCCGCACCGTGGTGTTCGATAATCGCGGCGCCGGACGCACCGACAAGCCCGACGCACCATACACGATTGCGCAGATGGCGTCGGACACCGCCGGCCTGATGGACGCGCTCGGCATCCGGCGCGCAGCGCTGCTCGGCATCTCGATGGGCGGAATGATCGCGCAGGAGTTCGTGCTTCATTATCCAGAGCGCCTGAGCTGCCTCATCCTCGGATGCACTCACTTTGGCGGCCACGACGTTGTCCAGGCCGATCCCGCGATCGTCGGCGCAGTCGTCGCGGGTGCCAATGCCACCGCCCAGCAGCAGAAGCTGCAGCTCAAAGCGGTGTTCACCGACGCTACGATCGAGCGCCGTCCCGACGTCGTGAAGAAGGACCAGGAGATGCGCGCGATGTATCCGATCCCGCAGTTCGCGCTCGCGCGCCAGGTCGGCGCGGTGGTGGGCTTCGACGCGAGCAGCCGTATCGCATCGATCAATCTGCCAACGATGGTGATCGGCGGTCGCGACGATCGTCTCGTGCCGTTCGCGAATTCAAAATTGATCGCATCGCGAATCCCGCGCGCGAAGTTGGTCGAGCTGCCGGGCGGTCACCTTTTCTTCGTCGAGTATCCAGCCGAGTTCAATCGCGCCGTCGTCGATTTCGTGAAGGCCAATCCTTAG
- a CDS encoding metallophosphoesterase — translation MAVRHKSVETKYMEDRDKALRSLRHLDRRTFLKVLAATTGAVMSKGLITPHSFQLVNVANAAVDKTASGTGASGTPPFTFAYISDTHMYVRTLNQRFVKGAVKAVEDVNALDPQPDFVLFGGDLAQLGRPEELEQGQQVLSMVKAPVKMMVGEHDWFYDMGDKWQELFGPPNYSFDWKGVHVIVLMSVHEKDFWTARGFTPAQRMQTVAGLDNGIQSRFEVGDDERTWLKNDLAKVPTTTPLLVFSHSPLYKYYRNWNFWTEDAEQVQEILKPYPNVTVVHGHTHQMLFNQIGNISFYGMLSTAWPWPYAPEGLPQLTVQMNRPDPYDQLDGLGDGQVNVSKEGLADMMYNLWDRNPVTVRSEYLRSNGKTYVPPAPQFASY, via the coding sequence ATGGCGGTACGGCACAAGAGCGTCGAAACCAAGTACATGGAAGATCGCGACAAGGCGCTGCGCAGCTTGCGCCATCTCGATCGCCGCACGTTTCTGAAAGTGCTCGCCGCGACGACCGGCGCCGTGATGTCGAAGGGGCTCATCACGCCGCATTCGTTTCAGCTCGTGAATGTCGCCAACGCGGCGGTCGACAAGACCGCGAGCGGCACGGGTGCATCGGGAACGCCGCCCTTCACGTTCGCATATATCTCCGACACTCATATGTATGTGCGCACGCTCAACCAGCGCTTCGTCAAGGGCGCCGTCAAAGCGGTCGAGGATGTCAACGCGCTCGATCCGCAACCCGACTTCGTGCTGTTCGGCGGCGACCTCGCGCAGCTCGGTCGTCCCGAGGAGCTCGAGCAGGGCCAGCAGGTGCTGAGCATGGTCAAGGCGCCGGTCAAGATGATGGTCGGAGAGCACGACTGGTTCTACGACATGGGCGACAAATGGCAGGAGCTGTTCGGCCCGCCGAATTACTCGTTCGACTGGAAGGGCGTGCACGTGATCGTCCTGATGAGCGTGCATGAGAAGGATTTCTGGACCGCGCGAGGCTTCACACCGGCGCAGCGGATGCAAACGGTCGCGGGACTCGACAATGGAATCCAGTCGCGCTTCGAGGTTGGCGATGACGAGCGCACGTGGCTGAAGAACGATCTCGCCAAGGTGCCGACCACGACACCGCTGCTCGTGTTCTCGCATTCGCCGCTCTACAAGTACTACCGCAACTGGAACTTCTGGACCGAGGACGCCGAGCAAGTCCAGGAGATACTGAAACCATATCCAAATGTCACCGTCGTTCATGGCCACACGCATCAGATGCTCTTCAATCAAATTGGAAACATCAGCTTTTACGGGATGCTCTCGACGGCGTGGCCGTGGCCCTACGCGCCCGAAGGACTGCCGCAGTTGACGGTGCAGATGAATCGCCCCGATCCATACGACCAGCTCGACGGTCTCGGCGACGGCCAGGTCAACGTCAGCAAAGAGGGCCTCGCCGACATGATGTACAACCTGTGGGATCGCAACCCGGTGACGGTGCGCTCCGAGTACCTGCGCTCCAACGGCAAGACCTACGTTCCGCCGGCGCCGCAATTCGCGAGTTACTGA
- a CDS encoding cytochrome c peroxidase, with protein MPTLRFPILAFVAAMLMASFACAQEQNPLAAPKSMNQVGFPAQLYSWVIPPDNPQSPAKVALGRKLFFDDRLSADGTVSCDQCHSPTKGFTDQLPTSMGIHKAFGQRNAPTVLNALFNTLQFWDGRAPSLEIQIEGPITNPVEMGNKSLDDVVTKVKSITEYQQPFQDVFGGQITMGNIEKAIAAYERTQIAFDTPFDHFMNGEQNAISPAAKRGWALFNGQGRCMTCHGWNPTQPLFTDNRFHNIGVSAHKSDFVPLARQALALLQRGGGGMMQIDKLAIQTDMSGLGRFLITKQPHDIGGFRTMGLRNLLVTQPYFHDGSQQTLWDVIDHYNKGGVQNPYLDGGLLPLGLSESQEDDLVAFLATLTSPEYADAAKEELDLQRKRSMTDRPQRDLAAAMGKTGLGPGFKGPFGDIGPVQNQENPAQLGGY; from the coding sequence ATGCCCACGCTGCGTTTCCCGATCCTCGCATTCGTCGCCGCGATGCTGATGGCGTCGTTCGCCTGCGCGCAGGAACAGAATCCGCTCGCGGCGCCGAAGTCGATGAACCAGGTCGGCTTCCCGGCCCAGCTCTACTCGTGGGTGATTCCGCCCGACAATCCGCAATCGCCGGCCAAGGTCGCGCTCGGGCGCAAACTCTTCTTCGACGATCGCCTTTCCGCCGACGGCACCGTCTCCTGCGACCAGTGTCATTCGCCGACCAAAGGCTTTACCGATCAGCTGCCGACCTCGATGGGAATCCACAAGGCCTTCGGCCAGCGCAACGCGCCGACGGTCCTGAACGCGCTCTTCAATACGCTGCAATTCTGGGACGGCCGCGCGCCCTCGCTCGAAATTCAGATCGAAGGTCCGATCACCAATCCCGTCGAGATGGGCAACAAGTCTCTCGACGATGTCGTTACCAAGGTCAAGTCGATTACCGAATACCAGCAGCCGTTCCAGGATGTGTTCGGCGGCCAAATCACGATGGGCAACATCGAAAAAGCGATCGCCGCCTACGAGCGCACGCAGATCGCCTTCGATACTCCCTTCGACCACTTCATGAATGGCGAGCAGAACGCGATCAGTCCGGCGGCCAAGCGCGGATGGGCGCTGTTCAACGGTCAGGGGCGCTGCATGACGTGTCACGGATGGAATCCGACGCAGCCGCTTTTCACCGACAATCGCTTTCACAACATCGGAGTATCCGCGCACAAGTCCGACTTTGTGCCGCTCGCACGGCAGGCGCTCGCACTCCTCCAGCGGGGCGGCGGCGGAATGATGCAGATCGATAAACTCGCGATCCAGACCGACATGAGCGGACTTGGGCGCTTCCTAATCACCAAGCAGCCGCACGATATCGGCGGCTTCCGCACGATGGGCCTGCGCAACCTGCTCGTGACGCAGCCCTACTTCCATGACGGCTCGCAGCAGACGTTGTGGGACGTGATCGATCACTACAACAAGGGCGGCGTGCAGAATCCTTATCTCGACGGCGGTCTGCTGCCGCTCGGGCTCAGCGAATCGCAGGAAGATGACCTGGTCGCGTTCCTCGCGACGCTCACCAGTCCCGAATACGCCGATGCCGCGAAGGAAGAACTCGATCTTCAGCGCAAACGATCCATGACCGATCGCCCGCAGCGTGATCTCGCGGCGGCGATGGGCAAGACCGGACTGGGTCCCGGCTTCAAAGGACCGTTCGGCGATATCGGGCCGGTGCAGAACCAGGAAAATCCCGCGCAGCTCGGCGGCTACTGA
- a CDS encoding VOC family protein, which translates to MLSHVSIGVKDIARARKFYDAALKPLGYKCLVEGSEYLGYGADSPEYWILAARSPVPADPASGLHFCFDANSRADVNGFYEAALHAGGKDNGKPGIRKDYGENYYAAFAIDPEGYRLEVFTTSAK; encoded by the coding sequence ATGCTTAGTCACGTATCGATCGGAGTTAAGGACATCGCGCGGGCGCGCAAATTCTATGATGCGGCGTTGAAGCCGCTCGGGTACAAATGCCTGGTCGAGGGCAGCGAGTATCTGGGCTACGGTGCCGATTCGCCGGAGTACTGGATTCTAGCGGCGAGGAGCCCGGTGCCGGCAGACCCAGCCTCGGGTCTGCACTTCTGCTTCGACGCCAACAGCCGCGCCGACGTGAACGGTTTCTACGAGGCCGCGCTGCACGCGGGCGGCAAGGACAACGGCAAGCCCGGCATCCGCAAGGACTACGGCGAGAACTATTACGCCGCCTTCGCCATCGATCCCGAGGGCTACCGCCTCGAAGTCTTCACCACGAGTGCCAAGTAG
- a CDS encoding ABATE domain-containing protein, whose translation MTRSSARSIVVPRPDLCLNFANTLFWRGSTKTESLHQFSDLLEWCRSSGAMPPEMLDELARWASKHPGGAAELFRDAIELRETIYRVFLSLGSGTAPAPTDLHALNDALADAPPRSSVAAEADSFGWRIEIGAPSASSLLAAILWSAGDLIVGSNRARIRHCANDRCLWVFIDDSKNQSRRWCSMAACGNRAKAHRHYLRQKGA comes from the coding sequence ATGACGCGAAGCTCCGCCCGATCGATCGTTGTTCCCCGCCCCGATCTTTGTCTCAATTTCGCCAACACGCTCTTCTGGCGCGGCAGTACCAAGACCGAGAGCCTTCATCAGTTTTCGGATCTTCTCGAATGGTGCCGATCGTCGGGCGCAATGCCGCCCGAAATGCTGGACGAGTTGGCGCGATGGGCTTCGAAACATCCCGGCGGCGCCGCCGAGCTTTTCCGCGATGCGATCGAACTCCGCGAAACGATTTACCGCGTCTTCCTCAGCCTCGGTTCGGGCACAGCACCGGCCCCGACGGACCTACATGCTCTGAACGACGCGCTCGCCGATGCGCCGCCGCGCAGCAGCGTGGCCGCCGAGGCCGATTCATTCGGATGGCGCATCGAGATCGGCGCGCCGTCGGCTAGCTCGCTTCTCGCCGCGATATTGTGGTCGGCAGGCGATCTGATCGTCGGCTCGAATCGCGCCCGCATCCGTCATTGCGCCAATGACCGGTGCCTGTGGGTCTTCATCGACGACAGCAAGAACCAGAGCCGCCGCTGGTGCTCGATGGCTGCGTGCGGAAATCGCGCCAAGGCCCATCGCCACTATTTGCGCCAAAAGGGCGCGTAA
- the pcnB gene encoding polynucleotide adenylyltransferase PcnB, with translation MEPRILDRADHPISRRDIDPNVLKVLYRLIGAGHIAYLVGGGVRDLMLSRQPKDFDVGTSAHPQQVRDLFRNSRLIGRRFRLVHVFFGSQNIEVATFRRPSEDLADAADPLIRHDNTFGTPEEDAFRRDFTVNALFYDPQTFRVIDFSGGVEDLEARLIRSIGEPELRMREDPVRMMRAVRFAAKLGFELEPATRAAIERHCGDLTKASVPRLVEETFRTIGQPQAASALAMMEELGLLEPLLPFLSEHLKSTAFDDREAPTLTNLAALGRAFSGGLGPDRSTILAAMFLDLSRAQADAAEDARLDLLGVLRARGFARGDTENMRLLLDAFALMVTPNRRTRRLLRRPYFHEARRLFEICAPTYGIDDAPLRRFIADPDSILQPQQAAPEGATAGGRRKRRRRRRSRHRGTGEARLMLESHGVAPQAEANGGASSNGASAHHASADSSETASRDPDHHD, from the coding sequence TTGGAACCTCGCATACTTGACCGCGCGGACCATCCGATTTCGCGCCGCGACATCGACCCGAACGTTCTAAAGGTCCTGTACCGGCTGATCGGCGCGGGCCACATCGCATACCTCGTCGGCGGCGGCGTGCGCGACCTGATGCTGTCGCGCCAGCCCAAGGATTTCGATGTCGGCACGTCGGCGCATCCGCAGCAGGTGCGCGATCTATTCCGCAACTCGCGGCTCATCGGGCGCCGCTTCCGCCTGGTGCACGTCTTCTTCGGCTCACAGAATATCGAGGTCGCGACCTTCCGCCGGCCGAGTGAGGATCTCGCCGACGCCGCCGATCCGCTGATTCGTCACGACAACACTTTCGGCACTCCCGAAGAGGATGCGTTCCGGCGCGACTTCACGGTCAACGCGCTCTTCTACGATCCGCAGACCTTTCGCGTGATCGATTTCAGCGGCGGCGTCGAGGATCTTGAGGCGCGATTGATTCGCTCGATCGGCGAGCCCGAGCTTCGCATGCGCGAGGATCCGGTGCGGATGATGCGCGCGGTGCGCTTCGCGGCCAAGCTGGGCTTCGAGCTCGAGCCCGCCACGCGCGCCGCGATCGAACGGCATTGCGGCGACTTGACCAAAGCTTCGGTGCCGCGCCTGGTCGAGGAAACCTTCCGTACCATCGGCCAGCCGCAGGCCGCGTCGGCGCTCGCGATGATGGAAGAGCTCGGATTGCTCGAGCCGCTGCTGCCGTTTCTGTCGGAGCATCTGAAGAGCACGGCGTTCGATGATCGTGAAGCGCCGACGCTAACCAACCTGGCCGCGCTGGGACGGGCATTCTCGGGCGGCCTCGGGCCCGATCGTTCGACGATTCTCGCCGCGATGTTCCTGGATCTGTCGCGCGCGCAGGCCGATGCTGCTGAAGACGCCCGCCTCGATCTGCTCGGCGTGTTGCGCGCGCGCGGCTTCGCCCGCGGCGATACGGAGAACATGCGGCTGCTGCTCGACGCGTTCGCGCTCATGGTGACGCCGAATCGCCGCACGCGGCGGCTGTTGCGCCGTCCTTATTTTCACGAGGCGCGCCGCCTGTTCGAGATCTGCGCGCCGACCTATGGAATCGATGACGCACCTCTGCGGCGTTTCATTGCCGATCCTGATTCGATCCTCCAGCCGCAGCAGGCTGCGCCTGAAGGCGCCACCGCCGGAGGCCGCCGCAAGCGCCGTCGCCGCCGCCGCAGCAGGCATCGCGGCACGGGCGAAGCCCGCCTGATGCTCGAATCGCACGGCGTTGCTCCTCAAGCAGAAGCGAATGGTGGCGCATCGAGCAACGGCGCCTCTGCTCATCATGCAAGCGCGGATTCATCGGAAACAGCATCGCGCGACCCGGATCATCACGATTGA
- a CDS encoding branched-chain amino acid transaminase: MAANGLRTDKIWMDGNLVSYDEATVHVLTHSLHYGLAVFEGMRCYKTDDGRSAMFRAHEHIRRLLESAHIVEMPIPYSGEELVKACADVIRVNKLAECYLRPLAFYGEGEMGLSARGNKTRVSIAAWPWGAYLGEDSDKGVRLKTSSFVRFHHNSMMPAAKVSGHYVNSILAGYEARRNGYDEALLLDTQGFVAEGSGENVFVIRDAVVRTPPLTSILGGITRDAVMRILKDQGVEVREEYFARDAFYIGDEAFMTGTAAEVTPVVELDDRRIGTGKPGPITQKVRATFDAALRGRESRYREWLYYV; encoded by the coding sequence TTGGCTGCGAACGGTCTAAGAACAGATAAGATCTGGATGGACGGCAACCTCGTTTCCTACGATGAGGCCACCGTCCACGTACTGACGCACAGCCTGCACTACGGCCTCGCGGTATTCGAAGGGATGCGCTGCTACAAGACCGACGACGGCCGCTCGGCGATGTTCCGCGCGCATGAGCATATCCGGCGCCTACTCGAATCGGCGCATATCGTCGAGATGCCGATTCCCTACAGCGGCGAGGAGCTGGTCAAGGCCTGCGCCGACGTGATTCGCGTCAACAAGCTCGCCGAATGCTACCTGCGGCCGCTCGCGTTCTATGGCGAAGGCGAGATGGGCCTGTCGGCGCGCGGCAACAAGACGCGCGTTTCAATCGCGGCCTGGCCATGGGGCGCGTATCTGGGCGAGGACAGCGACAAGGGCGTGCGCCTCAAGACCTCGTCGTTCGTGCGGTTCCATCACAATTCGATGATGCCGGCGGCGAAGGTCTCTGGGCATTACGTCAATTCGATCCTCGCCGGCTACGAGGCGCGCCGCAACGGCTATGACGAAGCGCTCCTGCTCGACACGCAGGGCTTCGTCGCCGAGGGCAGCGGCGAGAATGTGTTCGTCATCCGCGACGCTGTCGTCAGGACGCCGCCGCTCACCTCGATCCTGGGCGGTATCACGCGCGACGCCGTGATGCGGATCCTCAAGGACCAGGGCGTCGAGGTCCGCGAGGAGTACTTCGCGCGCGACGCATTCTATATCGGTGATGAGGCTTTCATGACCGGTACGGCGGCCGAAGTGACGCCGGTGGTCGAGCTCGACGATCGGCGCATCGGCACCGGCAAGCCCGGGCCGATCACACAAAAAGTCCGCGCCACCTTCGATGCCGCACTGCGCGGCCGCGAATCGCGTTATCGCGAGTGGCTTTATTACGTTTGA
- a CDS encoding peroxiredoxin produces MKMISLLIFAAAVVVLVLAMRPKRASADLLKEGQFAPPFATQMVTGEQVSPVSLADFHGKRVILYFYPKDNTPGCTKEACSFRDGYAKFQQAGLVVLGCSIDTADSHKAFIQKYGLPFPLLLDPDKKIAKEYGAANGIPILGLDRRITYVIGEDGRVLKVYPNVDPSIHSGEILSDLSKLPPPAATTPATDASPASAPPSN; encoded by the coding sequence ATGAAGATGATTTCCCTGCTGATATTCGCCGCCGCAGTCGTCGTCCTAGTCCTCGCGATGCGCCCGAAGCGCGCCTCTGCCGATCTCCTCAAGGAAGGGCAGTTCGCGCCCCCGTTCGCGACCCAGATGGTCACGGGCGAGCAAGTCTCTCCTGTTTCGCTCGCCGATTTTCACGGCAAGCGCGTCATCCTTTATTTCTATCCGAAGGACAACACGCCGGGATGCACCAAGGAGGCGTGCTCGTTTCGCGATGGCTACGCGAAGTTCCAGCAGGCCGGGCTCGTGGTGCTGGGATGCTCGATTGACACAGCCGACTCGCACAAGGCGTTTATCCAGAAGTACGGCCTACCCTTTCCGCTCCTGCTCGATCCCGACAAGAAGATCGCCAAGGAATACGGCGCCGCCAATGGCATCCCAATCCTGGGCTTGGATCGTCGCATCACCTATGTGATCGGCGAAGACGGCCGCGTCCTGAAGGTCTATCCCAACGTCGATCCGTCGATACACTCAGGAGAGATCCTGAGCGACCTGAGCAAGCTGCCACCACCGGCTGCAACTACGCCTGCAACAGACGCATCCCCAGCCAGCGCGCCTCCATCGAATTGA
- a CDS encoding acyl-CoA dehydrogenase family protein, whose amino-acid sequence MGSRNTSVVAAARELGPLVREHADETERGRRLATPVVDALRARGLLAMGTPAALGGLETPLGDALRAIEELSYADGATGWNVMIAFDLGVWGGFLGAPNARKLIASIPRAIIAGSVSPPGQLRRVEGGFRLTGRWHFGSGCQQADVFIVGAICHEAGAFVAGPNGLPELYGVAVRPADIKILDTWRVTGMRGTGSHDYMIEDAFIGEGFAAPMGFDRSPVETGALYRCPMLVTYAFAKAAIAIGIARHAIEALKDLAQSKKAVFSAHPIRERIAIQTDVARAEAIARSASAFLYQTVDQVWQCLASGEAVSHEQRAVAHLAAVDAVHRCTQAVDLMFTAGGATAIHESSPLERCFRDAHIVGAHVTVQPAMYEAAGRVLLGLPPGTGVW is encoded by the coding sequence ATGGGTAGTCGTAACACTTCGGTCGTGGCGGCGGCGCGCGAGTTGGGGCCGCTGGTTCGCGAGCATGCTGATGAAACCGAAAGAGGGCGGAGGCTGGCGACGCCTGTTGTCGATGCGCTCCGAGCGCGCGGGCTCCTCGCTATGGGTACGCCGGCCGCGCTCGGCGGACTCGAGACGCCGCTTGGCGATGCGCTGCGGGCGATCGAGGAACTCAGCTACGCCGACGGTGCGACCGGATGGAACGTGATGATCGCGTTCGATCTCGGTGTATGGGGCGGCTTTCTCGGCGCTCCCAACGCGCGCAAGCTCATCGCGTCGATTCCGCGGGCGATTATCGCGGGCAGTGTGAGTCCGCCGGGACAGTTGCGACGCGTCGAGGGCGGCTTTCGCCTCACCGGACGGTGGCATTTCGGCAGCGGATGCCAACAGGCCGACGTGTTCATCGTTGGCGCGATCTGCCATGAGGCCGGCGCGTTCGTGGCCGGACCCAATGGCTTGCCCGAACTCTACGGAGTCGCGGTCCGCCCCGCTGACATCAAGATTCTCGACACGTGGCGCGTCACGGGGATGCGCGGTACGGGCAGTCACGATTACATGATCGAGGACGCCTTCATCGGTGAAGGATTCGCCGCGCCGATGGGTTTCGATCGATCTCCGGTCGAGACGGGCGCGCTCTATCGATGCCCGATGCTGGTGACTTATGCCTTCGCCAAGGCTGCGATCGCGATCGGTATCGCGCGCCACGCGATCGAGGCGCTCAAAGATCTCGCGCAGTCCAAGAAAGCGGTTTTTTCCGCGCATCCAATCCGCGAGCGAATCGCGATTCAGACCGATGTCGCCCGCGCCGAGGCGATCGCACGCTCGGCGAGCGCCTTTCTTTACCAGACCGTAGATCAAGTCTGGCAATGCCTCGCGAGCGGCGAGGCGGTATCGCACGAGCAACGCGCGGTTGCGCATCTGGCGGCGGTCGATGCGGTCCATCGCTGCACTCAGGCGGTTGATCTGATGTTCACTGCTGGCGGCGCCACTGCTATCCACGAGTCGAGCCCGCTCGAGCGATGCTTCCGCGACGCGCATATCGTCGGCGCGCACGTCACCGTGCAGCCCGCGATGTATGAGGCCGCGGGGCGAGTGCTGCTGGGGCTGCCTCCAGGAACCGGCGTTTGGTGA
- a CDS encoding YkgJ family cysteine cluster protein: protein MNRQSPFSYVCNACGRCCREKVITLSPYDVTRLARAAAISTAEAVRRFTIRRGAILKFGDDGRCVALDGVRCGVHRGRPLACRLYPLGLERNGSLERFIKIEPATGSLGVCGEESTVNDFLTSQDTAVHLDAIARYSTLLPIFRERIAALVDFERIEPREFWRCARREALAESGYDPNRLIDALFDSDAFGSLDAHVQGLAELINRTQDAPTIAAAAVMLATSLGYSPDVVMPEQP, encoded by the coding sequence GTGAATCGGCAGAGTCCATTCTCCTACGTATGCAATGCCTGCGGGCGATGCTGCCGCGAGAAAGTGATCACGCTTTCACCTTATGACGTGACGCGGTTAGCTCGCGCCGCGGCAATCTCCACGGCGGAGGCGGTGCGACGATTCACGATTCGGCGCGGCGCGATTCTGAAGTTCGGCGATGACGGCCGATGCGTCGCGCTCGACGGGGTTCGATGCGGTGTTCATCGCGGCCGCCCGCTCGCATGCCGGCTCTATCCGCTCGGCCTCGAGCGCAATGGATCATTGGAGCGATTCATCAAGATCGAACCGGCAACAGGCTCGCTCGGCGTTTGTGGCGAGGAATCAACGGTGAATGATTTCCTCACCTCGCAGGACACGGCCGTGCATCTCGATGCGATCGCTCGATATTCGACTCTGCTCCCGATTTTTCGAGAGCGCATCGCGGCGCTGGTCGATTTCGAACGAATCGAGCCGCGCGAGTTTTGGCGATGCGCCCGGCGCGAGGCCCTCGCGGAATCAGGCTACGATCCGAATCGACTGATAGACGCGCTCTTCGACTCTGACGCCTTCGGATCGCTCGATGCACACGTGCAAGGACTCGCCGAACTAATCAATCGCACCCAGGATGCGCCGACGATCGCCGCGGCTGCAGTCATGCTCGCGACCAGCCTCGGCTACTCACCGGACGTCGTAATGCCCGAGCAACCATGA
- a CDS encoding acyl-CoA dehydrogenase family protein: MDFNYSAEQEAYRMQVRSWLEENKPQALGRGDDVESTGDEAQWERLKAWHKKLYHAGWAGLTWPKEYGGRGATFVEQVIFQQELGRLNLPMGCNVLGVIMNGPALMQWGTEEQKKRYLQPILAGDEIWCEGMSEPGAGSDLASIQTRAELKGDEFIVNGQKVWTTIAHRSHFCQLFVRTDPDAPKHKGMSALIVDMRSPGLTVRPLKQITGDAEFNEIFLEDVHVPKENLLGPVNAGWQVLVATLMHERFGIGETIGGTEAILRQLIDVAKKVQLGGKPAIENPDVRQQIAQFATEAMAKKYNGMRSLTKRLKGQLPGAEASISKLISTDLSQRMTKYITRLMPMYAILDRHTPFAPDGDWARRILASESMTIAGGTSPVQKNMIGERVLQLPKG; encoded by the coding sequence ATGGATTTTAACTATTCGGCCGAACAGGAAGCCTACCGCATGCAGGTCCGCAGCTGGCTCGAGGAGAACAAGCCTCAAGCTCTTGGCCGCGGCGATGACGTCGAGTCCACTGGCGACGAGGCCCAGTGGGAGCGCCTCAAGGCCTGGCACAAGAAGCTTTATCACGCGGGATGGGCGGGGCTGACCTGGCCCAAGGAATACGGCGGGCGCGGCGCGACCTTTGTCGAGCAGGTGATCTTTCAGCAGGAGCTCGGCCGCCTGAATCTGCCGATGGGATGCAACGTGCTGGGCGTGATCATGAATGGCCCGGCGCTTATGCAGTGGGGCACCGAGGAGCAGAAGAAGCGCTACCTGCAGCCGATCCTCGCCGGCGATGAAATCTGGTGCGAAGGAATGTCGGAGCCGGGCGCCGGGTCGGACCTTGCCTCGATCCAGACGCGCGCCGAGCTCAAGGGCGACGAGTTCATCGTCAACGGCCAGAAGGTCTGGACGACGATCGCGCATCGCTCGCATTTCTGTCAGCTCTTCGTGCGCACCGATCCCGACGCGCCCAAGCACAAGGGCATGAGCGCGCTCATCGTCGATATGCGGAGCCCCGGTCTCACGGTGCGGCCGCTCAAGCAGATCACCGGCGACGCCGAGTTCAACGAAATCTTTCTCGAAGACGTACACGTGCCGAAGGAGAACCTGCTCGGCCCGGTGAACGCCGGATGGCAGGTCCTGGTCGCGACGCTGATGCATGAGCGATTCGGCATCGGCGAGACGATCGGCGGCACCGAAGCGATCCTGCGTCAGCTAATCGACGTCGCGAAGAAGGTGCAGTTGGGCGGCAAGCCAGCGATCGAAAATCCTGACGTGCGCCAGCAGATCGCGCAATTCGCGACCGAGGCTATGGCGAAGAAGTATAACGGCATGCGCAGTCTGACCAAGCGTTTGAAGGGCCAGCTTCCCGGGGCCGAGGCGTCGATCTCCAAGCTCATATCGACGGACCTCTCGCAGCGGATGACCAAGTACATCACGCGCTTGATGCCGATGTACGCGATCCTCGATCGACACACGCCTTTCGCGCCCGATGGCGATTGGGCGCGGCGCATCCTGGCGTCTGAATCGATGACGATCGCGGGCGGCACGTCTCCCGTGCAGAAGAACATGATCGGCGAGCGAGTCCTCCAGCTTCCCAAGGGCTGA